gttcagataagcggtagaaaatgaatgaatgaatgaatgaatgacagtgtttaaaaaatgaaaaaaatatatatatattttatcatcaTATTGAACAGgctaagggaaaaaaaacacattctagTAATAACAAGAAAAATAGAATAATTAGAATAACATGACATTTATCAAATAATGTCTAAGTCTATTATCACAAGATTAAATGcaacaataaacagataaaaatatcGCTGTTATATATGCTGTTATGTTAGATCATATCACGCAACATCTACGCTgaatattttcctataataatataatgttacaTATCTAAACTTCTCGAAACCtagtagtgttgtgtttgttagctGGGAACATATTAAAAAGGTTATACACCCAGTCGAACATCTATTTTCCCATCGACATAATGAAAAACGATGGAAGAACGATATGGACACGGAGGTGTAGATCAGAAGCACCAGCTTGTTTTGCAGATCCTTAATACAGGTGTTTGGACTCGCCTTCAATCCCTGGCTAAAACAAGTAGGTCTGAACCAAACCTGCTTAACCAAACACAAAACCCATTGTCATTTGGGTGTTAGTCATTACGATATAATCACAGTAACCCACAGGTCATTGATTAGATTTGATATTATGTCAAAAGTAAAAAGACACGGGGAGATTTATTCAATCAGTCAGTCGGTCGTCGTCTTTGGTAACACCTTTATCCTGGCCCAGGAACCTAAAgatccatgcacacacacacatttacacactcattcacacctattGACAATTTAGAATAACTAATCTAACAGATTTTGGGAGGTTGGAGGAATCCAGAGAACTGGGAGGAAACCCACCAAGACAAGAAGTGTGTGCTAATTGATATTTAGACGCAGAAAAATGGCATAGGGCAAAAAAACAGATCTCAGTATAAGACAGTTAAACTTCATCTCAGTCTTAGTAGGACTAAAAcctaatattcatttaaaaaaaaaagtattacaaTTATCTATCCATTTGCTGTTCTGTTTATCCTACACATGATTGCAGGGAGCCTGGAGTGTATCCCAAGGGACTCAAGGCACAAGgtctcagaaacacacacaaattcatacaCTATAGACAATTCAGAGATTCCAGTCAACCTATGaagtatgtctttggactgggggaggaaagcAGAGTACATTGAGGAAACCCTTGAGGAAAATCCATACACACAGGGCAGAGACAAGAAGTGATCCctaaccatggaggtgtgaggcagacatgctaaccactaaaccactatACCCCACTTTATGAAAGCACCCTCTGGTGGAACATCTAAATAAGTGTGGGTGTGAGGTaagcagagagagtgtgtgtgtgtgtgtgtgtgtgtgtgtgtgtgtgtgtgtgtgtgtgtgtgtgtgtgtgtgtgtgtgtgtgtgtgtgtgtgtgtgtgtgtgtgtgtgtgtgtgtgtgtgtgtgtcctcatctTTACCCCTTTGTGCTACAGAGCATTCTGATGTCATATTTCCTGAAAATTATACACACTTTACAGTGAGATGTCTGAAAAGACTACTTTTGTAGCTAGTGTATACATGAAGTAGGTTTGTATTTATGTGCTTGTTCAAATATGCTGTAGTTTCTCCTTCCAAGTGACTCCTACGGAGGAAGGTCCACATTAATCTCAGACTAAATTCGTCCTTCGACTGCTCCCTGTTCGAGGGTCAACAAAGCGGATCATCTGATCTgtacattctttatttttctcaggTTTTACACAagcctcccattttatccagcaTGCAGGAATTGAACCTCGTTGAGAGTTTAGGATCTTGCTGCTGTGCCACCAGTGACAATCTAAGGCTAATACTAATCACAAAAAAAGTCAGGAGTTCAGGAAACTCCAGTGTCATCAGGTCAGTGGGAAAGTTTTCAGGACATAGAAATGTCCACTtactgatgtaaaaaaaaaaaagaggcaaaaTTGTGACCTATCATTCATAACTAAGTAAAAGTGATCGCAATTGTTGACAGATTGCTGTGGTAcaagatgaataaaacatttcaggattTCCTGTTATTGAAAAAAGAACTGCTTTAACAGGAGTGGTAACAGGAAGTATGGAATACTACACTATCATCGATCATTTTCACTTCGGTGTCCTGGAGTgatatatctttatttatttacgggTGAACTATCAGGATCTTATATTCAGAATAGTTTAATGAGAAAGACCTCAGAACGAATCACACTGTTGGATTACATTCCTTAAAATAATCTAACATTGGgcctcatttcactgtgtactgcaacagctatatatggttgaaatgacaataaaagctaattgacattgacttgacttgactttgacattgacttgactcgactcgacttgactcgactcGACATTGACAGGTGTCAGTATAAATCCTTGAGTTGTAATCACGTGtgtaaatggatttttttaacaCAGTCCAATCACTAGATTACAATGAACATAAGAAATACACATGTAGCCTTCAGATAAAGCGAACTAGTTTTGGGAATGTTGATAATGAAGATCGCTTCATGCTGTAATGGATACGTTTGAATACATGCCTGGTGGCCAGACTAGAAAGGGTCAACATTGGTGCAGATTTTTATTCCAACCAACCGGAAGCCACAGTACTGatctgaaagccaagatcaaacgattaaacaggtggaatcaggttcAGCTTGTGCTtaattggaatgaaaacctggaCCCAAACCAGCTCTTTGCAGATAAGCTCGAACACACCTGATCTTGCATgttcatataaaaatattaatgtacCATAAAAATACCAGCAATTCCAAACATTAGTTAGTATGTCTTGACAGAACATTACAAAATGACATGTCATGATGGCGAGCAGAACAAATGACAGCCAGTCAAATGGGTACCTCAGACAATGATTTATCACGAGAACTGTACATactttatgattatgattaacTGAATTACGTCTAAATGTTTGGGACGGAAGCTAATGTAAATCCACAGCAGcacagaaaaaatgttaaaacgTTGAGTGAAATATAACAATCTGGCAACACAGGGTTGTTATTGGTATGCTGTGCATCACGCCGGCTTCACGCCTCTGATCACGTGTCGAGTCCATTCTGATTGGTAAACGGCTAGAAATTCCTGTATCGTGATTGGTCAAAATGTGATCCGTGATCGACTCATGTGTTTGAAATGACTCAATGAGTCTGATTAATAGAACAGCAAGTTAAATGAGTGTTTAACACTTTTAAGTCTCAGAGTTTACTGTCATGGCTACATTTATTGACCCTCGTGTGTCATCTGTCCTAAATCATGTAAGTAGCCTGTTTGCATTCACCAggaaaactgttttttttttgtctaataacTAAAACGTTCTGACTaatattgttcattttttctttattccttaAATATATGTTCGTTCCATCCAGATTTCACCGACTGTGACTAAATAATAGGTTAGAATAATActcataattaataataataatattttaatgctTGTCGTCAGAGttagggttgccagattgaaaTAAaccacttctgtgtgtgtgtgtgtgtatatatatatatatatatatatatatatatatatatatatatatatatatatatatatatatacacacacattttgtccaTGATGTTATAGATGGTAAAATTTTGGATAAACTAtatctttttcctttttcctttaacagcCCCTTCAGTGCAAGATGGCACCACATTGTGCTCCATCAGCAGAACCGAGCCAGAGCGAAACACCTCGGTTCAATGCCATCAGTGTGATCCGTCACACATCTGATCCCCTGCATCAGGTTTCCTCAGAGACATTCGTCACCGAACCCTTTCCCATCTGCACCGTCCGGAGCCACTGCGGTGGCCCAATTGACAGCTGTTCAGAAGTAAATCTTGAAAATCTGAACTCTGTCTGGTTCAGCTCTGCCTCCAAAACCCCTCCTGACACCATCACAGCATCATCTGTAGCACTGTTCCAGATACCTCTATGTACAGTGATCAACACACAAGCTCCATCTACTGTTAATCCCCCAGTTTTAGTGGCCTCTTGTGTTCCCAGCATGGTAGTGGTGCTTCCAAAATCTCACACACAGGCTCCGGTTGTCACAAGTAAAGGTTCAAACATCGCTGTCATTAACCCTGTAGTGAAGAACCCACCACAGCATCGTTGCCACATTTGCCCCCACGCTGACTGTGGTAAAACTTATCTGAAAAGCTCCCACCTGAAAGTGCACCTGcgtacacacacaggtgagggAAGACGTAATCTCCCAAGTGGCTGTTAGTGTGTCAGCTAAACATAAACAGTCTACAGATATTAAGTATTAAAGGATCGAAggatattatattaaatgcaaaactgtttatttcaattattttagCCTCATAGTTTGTGTGTAactaagaaaacaaacacagctgAATACACCTTTGGTAAACAAGGCAATGTTAAATTCATCTTCTGGACTGCTTCTTTAATGGTGCTGGCAATCTACTACAATCAATTTATCACTGCTTAATGTCCCTCTTTAAATTCCTGTCTCATTCCCACAGGTGAGAAGCCGTTTAATTGTCAGTGGGAAGGATGTAAATGGAGATTCTCCCGATCAGATGAACTCTCCCGTCACAGACGCACTCACACCGGGGAGAAACGCTTCACCTGCTCCACGTGTCACCTTCGCTTTACACGCAGCGATCACCTCGCCAAACACAAGCGTCGCCATTACGTGGCCAAGACAGCTCTGGCTTGGCAGGCACATATCAGCCGGAACGGCTGCTTCCGGGCAGGAGCTCGAGCTCTCCTGCCCATCGCAATCAAACCGCAGGTCTGAATGTAGTACTCAAAGATCATGGAGGCTCATTTTAGGATTATTTACTGCACATTCTGCATCTTCTCTTTGAGGTTGGTGTGGCCAACAATGCCCTTTATATACTATGTTAAAATTATTCATGTGCAAATAATCACTAGAATTTCTTATTCAAGGAAGCTGAATCTTTTTCTCAGCGCTCATCGAGCTGTAGTCGGCTTCACAGCATAAACCTCGATCGGGCTCGGACGAAACGTTCTTAGGCTCTGTTCGTGTTCTTGAACTGCGTTCCAAGCTCTAAAGCAACATTACACTAGTTAGTGTAaagaagtgaacacacacttaaGCACAATCATTTATTGATGGCGTTTTGccaaacatacagtaacaaGAGGTTAACATTTTTCGTCTGAGGGATTGAATTCATCTCATTCAAAATGACACTTGACTTTGTTTTGGTAAACCGGGAAGCTTGTCCATCAAGACCAACCTGCTCCAACAGCACTTACAGAAACCATATAGCACTTTCTTAAGCACACCCGACAGCATATACACATATAGTCAACGTACAACCAAAAGCTTCTAGGCATGTGCGGATAAGAAGCCACGTCTCGATATGTAACGTGCATAAACATGTTATCCTGCACAAAATATCGTCTCTTTGACTGCATTTCATTCTTAAAGAAGCTAATTACATGAGAACAGCTTAATGAGTATCTTCTTTGGACAAATATAAACTCTATGTTTTCAAAGATTGATGCAGTGCAGTTTtaataacatgtttaaaatgcCCAGCTATAAGCACGTCTGGGTTTGGTAGCGATATTTACCTTGATAAAATGACCAAGAATTAGTCAACACTGGACATGACATGCAAGCAtaagcaataaataaacactgattcCAACCAGCAGAAACAGCAAcatcgatttttttttccccaggaaAACTATTTCCATCCCTCATGGTTCACAGGCACTGATGGACATGAGCTCTTTAAACTTCTCAGTGCCAGCTGTAATTCCATTTAAACACCAAACAGTGGGACAGTGAGAAAGCTGCATAATTCAATTTCTACTGGTGCCCCATGTTGTTGGTTCTGCAGATTTGAGAAATGAAAGACACGTTTTTTTATATGATCTGGGCGTAAAGAACAAACGTGGGACATCAGGcctactttactttttttttctgtccagcTGCATTTAAGAATGGAGTCTTCACTACACACAAATATGGTTTTGTGTGATGATTGTGATATGAACATCAGCACATGCCTAGAAGcttcacataaaaaaacaggACGATGAGAGAAACATTTATCTGCTTTGTTATCCTGCTAAATCGAAGCCATGCAATTGTATTCAATATTGCAGTTCCGTTACAATTAAACCTTTGTAGCAATTCATTTTCACAGTATCTTCAGGAACTCTCCAAGGTCCTAAATCTTCATGGATAGGAACCATCTGTGGTCCAATATTGCTTTTGACCCACTACAATATTGCTCTGACAACTACAACAATCTTCTCGTGAAGATGGAGATATGTAGAGGATTGCGTCAGCCTCGTCAGCTCTAATGCTTTCTAGGTGTTTTACAGTCTCGTGTTCCTCAGGGAGCCTTCTAATGGCTGAACATTTCTTACGATGCCGACAAGAAAATCATCTAAAAGGGAAAGAATCATAACTTGTGCATTAAGAGCACTCAGAACATAGAGTTGGACCCAAATAATTTTAAGAATATCTGCACTGCCACCTGCTGGCTCCTCGAACACCAGCATCAGAAAATACATGGTTCTTAAAAAATTATAAGGCTTtgaatttcaataaataaaacccaACTTTATCTCGGAGgaaaatatcatatatatgcctgtttgtatatttataaaactgaattaaatactCTAGCAGGTTTGTAAACAGCGCTAACCATCAATCCCGCACAAAATGACTAAACCCAATCCCAACAACATACATGACCATAAAATGCTTTTCCTCTTCATCCAATAACCTCTCTGAAACCTTGTTCATTGTATTCTGGTCCCATATAGAGTCCAGAAGGTTCTTTTTCTAATTAAATTGGCCAGCAGGGCTGCTGTAGCCCCAGAGCGGTTCTGCTAAGCTGGAGTAGAGATGGCACTCTCGCTCAGACTGGGCTTCTGAAAACATGGGACCAGAGAAAAGTTCTTCAGGGCTGTGTCCAGTATTATGCCGTAGTTTTGAATCTCGTACCTGTGTAAACAAATCAAGTTGtatagagttaaaaaaaaataattactttttttttaattaaaattataaatgctATCTACAAAAAAGGTAGTGACCACAAAAAAGTGACCTCAGTAAACGTTTATACAGATACATTAGTCGGCTACACCTAAGCATTTAAAAGCCTGCTACTGAAAGCTTTTACCAGTCTTGTGCAGAGATGATGAAGTGTACGGGCGGCGGCGGTTCTCCCATCACTGCGAGACTGTTGGCTCCGGTGTGGTTAAACACCAGCCAGTCTCCGACACTGAGCTCTGGGAGAAGACAGGACTCAAGCACCTGGTCCAGACCATCATTTGAGCTCCCACACAGACTGCTGGTGAAAAGCGGCTCCTCGGCAGACATTTCCTACAGCAAGACGACAAACAGCAAACCATCCATGAACTAACTCTACTCAACGTTTTCACTCAGTTCAGACACGACACGCAAAGAATCAAATCTTGGTGTTTCCTAACACATGACTGAAACATTGTACACAAACCCAACCATGATgatttaaacaatgaaaatactgaaaaaatcTTTTCTACTTCAGTGACTAACTGTGCTGTGAATGGACTGATCACATGTCCACATTAAACAAACATACGGTTTCGTAGAAAATACAACACtttcattttatcattttttttgctgtccAGATGCGAATTTTATCACCGAGGAGAGGTTTAAATAGAATTAGTACAAACGTCCCTTGGGTAAACTAATCTGATCTGAATAGGGCTTATGGTTAGGTACTGGCAGTGGGTCAGAACTGAAAGTGAAAATGCTTCACCTTGAGTAGAGATGGAACAGGATCAGACTCTTCTAATAGTTTATAGGCAAAGGAGCCAAACACAGTGTCATTCAGACAGTATGTGAACTCCGGCTCATTGTTTCCAGACAGTGCATCTgaagggaaaaggaaaaaataaataaacgtatTAGTTGACCTGTCTGTGGAGGCACGAGTGAGACAGCAACCTAATTCATTAAGACTAGCAGTTTTAACAATGACTAATTTCTTCTAAAAATGACACGTAATAAATCGCTAGATGTTGGATCTGTGTGTCAGAGAAAAAGCTTCAGGTCGTGTTAAAGTTAGTCAAATTCGAAGTTTTGCAAAGCACTAACTTTGTGCGTGATGATTGGCATTCTGAGCTGCCATTTTCTTTGAGATGACGCTCACAGCCAGTGAGAAAGCAGCAGACACATAGTAGGCTCCAGGTTCGGCGATGACAGACACACCCGTCGACTGAGGGAAGTATGCGTCCAGCATGGGCTTCAACGCTCTGTTCACCTGCAACGGAGAACAATTCAAACCaactaaaaacaacaacaacctgtaattgagaaaaaaaataaaaatacacaaatgcacattaCATCATTCACCTGGATTAAGATAGTAACattggaggagaaaaaaaaaatcaagtaacGAAAATTACAATTGCACATCTTATACGTGCAGTTCTGTCGTTCTTGAATCTGATCGGTCAGAAAGACTTGCTTAATTATCATAATAACAGTAATACTGAGTGTAATTGAAATCATAGGTTTATATAAATGCATTCATTCAACatgaagaaagaataaaaagtgGCTGTAAAAAGGAAAGTCTGTTTATATGCTATATGGGTTATACGTGGCAACTTCATTTAAGTTCCACATCAGATCAGAGTATAAacggtaaaataaataaataaataaataaataaaaaaaaagtcagtttcTTATAAATAACAAGCTGCAGGATGGTAACAGCGACCTCACAGTGGATTCATTACGCTACCCtggagttgattattttcctaacaTGACCTTAAAGGTTTTGTTCCATATATAACATTTTGTCCAGCAGGTGCTGCTGTTGCACAAAACCTTTGAAACGATCACATTCACCTCAAACTACTCAGCATCCTAAACGCTAGGTTGACCTAAAAGGAGTAATCTTAAGACTCACGTTACCTTTTCTAATTGAGCCTCGACTCCATCGAAGCCTCCACCAATGTCCAGAATACTCATAGAGAATCCAAGTTCAGCctttataaaaacaacataagaaaattatattatatatattacgcagacacacaaa
This genomic stretch from Tachysurus fulvidraco isolate hzauxx_2018 chromosome 25, HZAU_PFXX_2.0, whole genome shotgun sequence harbors:
- the klf10 gene encoding Kruppel-like factor 10 isoform X1, with amino-acid sequence MATFIDPRVSSVLNHPLQCKMAPHCAPSAEPSQSETPRFNAISVIRHTSDPLHQVSSETFVTEPFPICTVRSHCGGPIDSCSEVNLENLNSVWFSSASKTPPDTITASSVALFQIPLCTVINTQAPSTVNPPVLVASCVPSMVVVLPKSHTQAPVVTSKGSNIAVINPVVKNPPQHRCHICPHADCGKTYLKSSHLKVHLRTHTGEKPFNCQWEGCKWRFSRSDELSRHRRTHTGEKRFTCSTCHLRFTRSDHLAKHKRRHYVAKTALAWQAHISRNGCFRAGARALLPIAIKPQV
- the klf10 gene encoding Kruppel-like factor 10 isoform X2 — encoded protein: MAPHCAPSAEPSQSETPRFNAISVIRHTSDPLHQVSSETFVTEPFPICTVRSHCGGPIDSCSEVNLENLNSVWFSSASKTPPDTITASSVALFQIPLCTVINTQAPSTVNPPVLVASCVPSMVVVLPKSHTQAPVVTSKGSNIAVINPVVKNPPQHRCHICPHADCGKTYLKSSHLKVHLRTHTGEKPFNCQWEGCKWRFSRSDELSRHRRTHTGEKRFTCSTCHLRFTRSDHLAKHKRRHYVAKTALAWQAHISRNGCFRAGARALLPIAIKPQV
- the azin1a gene encoding antizyme inhibitor 1a, whose protein sequence is MKAMLDELLCSVELLEGDTAILDVINKHISDQTQAQKSAFFVADLGAILWQQVRWKSHMDQVRPFYDVKCNSSAVVVEILAALGTGFVCSNKHQLELVKNFGVPAQDVILGGACKQLSLIKYAAKNGVQLLVCDNEAEMRKIARCHPNAKLLLQVYTACCCEHGETAMPFGCTLKDCRHLLECAKELGINITGVKFHIPSCCADPEAFTHAVSDARCVFDMGAELGFSMSILDIGGGFDGVEAQLEKVNRALKPMLDAYFPQSTGVSVIAEPGAYYVSAAFSLAVSVISKKMAAQNANHHAQNALSGNNEPEFTYCLNDTVFGSFAYKLLEESDPVPSLLKEMSAEEPLFTSSLCGSSNDGLDQVLESCLLPELSVGDWLVFNHTGANSLAVMGEPPPPVHFIISAQDWYEIQNYGIILDTALKNFSLVPCFQKPSLSESAISTPA